A single window of Paenibacillus sp. SYP-B4298 DNA harbors:
- the uxaC gene encoding glucuronate isomerase yields the protein MKAFMDDNFLLSGETAVRLYHDYAKEMPIIDYHCHLSPQEIYENKAFSTITEAWLYGDHYKWRAMRANGVPESHVTGGEGVSDYDRFLEWAKTVPHTIGNPLYHWSHLELRRFFGIEEILNEQNAQVIWDKANAKLNAGGFRARDLIVKSNVKVICTTDDPADSLEYHFKIKEIEDFDVLVLPSFRPDKGLEINRGGFRDWLGRLEQAADKAIPDYDTFLAVLEERVDFFHEAGCRVSDHALDYVPFKESTKEEAAAIFARALAGEQVSFDEEQQYKTYTLIELGKMYARRDWAMQYHINAARNNSLRMFNTLGPDTGFDSINDSSVAYPLVKLLSSLDEEDLLPRTILYSLNANDNEILAALMGSFQGGGVAGKIQLGSAWWFNDTRDGMVAQLKSLGNFGLLSRFVGMLTDSRSFLSYTRHEYFRRILCNLLGEWADNGEVPADLELLGSMVQNISYHNANSYFKFE from the coding sequence ATGAAAGCGTTTATGGATGACAACTTTTTGCTGTCGGGAGAGACGGCGGTTCGCCTGTATCATGATTATGCCAAGGAAATGCCAATTATTGATTACCATTGCCACTTGAGCCCGCAGGAAATATACGAGAATAAAGCGTTCTCAACGATTACCGAGGCATGGCTGTACGGCGACCATTACAAATGGAGAGCGATGCGTGCGAACGGTGTACCGGAGAGTCATGTAACGGGCGGCGAGGGCGTAAGCGATTATGACCGTTTCCTGGAGTGGGCGAAGACGGTGCCGCATACGATCGGCAATCCGCTCTACCACTGGTCGCATCTGGAGCTGCGCCGTTTCTTCGGTATCGAGGAGATTCTGAATGAGCAGAATGCGCAAGTTATCTGGGACAAAGCCAATGCGAAGCTGAATGCTGGCGGCTTCCGCGCCCGCGATCTGATCGTGAAGTCGAACGTTAAGGTAATCTGCACGACAGATGATCCGGCAGATTCGCTGGAGTATCATTTCAAGATTAAAGAGATTGAGGACTTCGATGTGCTGGTGCTGCCATCATTCCGCCCGGACAAGGGGCTGGAGATTAACCGCGGCGGCTTCCGCGACTGGCTGGGTCGTCTGGAGCAGGCGGCGGACAAGGCGATACCGGATTATGACACGTTCCTTGCGGTGCTGGAGGAGCGGGTTGACTTCTTCCATGAGGCAGGCTGCCGCGTATCTGACCATGCGCTGGATTATGTGCCATTCAAGGAATCGACCAAGGAAGAGGCTGCCGCGATCTTTGCCCGTGCGCTTGCGGGCGAGCAAGTGAGCTTCGACGAGGAGCAGCAGTACAAGACGTATACCTTGATCGAGCTAGGCAAAATGTATGCGCGCCGCGACTGGGCGATGCAATATCATATTAATGCCGCGCGCAACAACAGCCTGCGGATGTTCAACACGCTCGGGCCGGATACCGGCTTCGACTCGATCAATGATAGCTCGGTAGCCTATCCGCTGGTGAAGCTGCTCAGCTCGCTGGATGAGGAAGATCTGCTGCCGCGCACCATTTTGTATTCGCTCAATGCGAATGATAATGAGATTTTGGCCGCGCTTATGGGCAGCTTCCAGGGCGGCGGCGTGGCGGGCAAGATTCAGCTTGGCTCTGCATGGTGGTTCAATGATACCCGCGACGGTATGGTAGCGCAGTTGAAGTCACTGGGCAATTTCGGTCTGTTGAGCCGCTTCGTCGGCATGCTGACCGATTCCAGAAGCTTCCTGTCGTATACGCGCCATGAATATTTCCGCCGTATCCTGTGCAATCTGCTTGGGGAGTGGGCGGACAATGGCGAGGTGCCTGCTGATCTGGAGCTGCTCGGCAGCATGGTGCAGAACATCTCGTACCATAACGCCAACAGCTATTTTAAATTTGAATAA
- a CDS encoding DUF402 domain-containing protein, with the protein MGQSIGIQAFKYPNIRHYEWQAELLEQTEDYVWIHCRPGRQFIHHTKNQVFTFDNTTVELFSLKEWYTVAMVIEEGEVVSYYCNIAMPSVLQDSTLTFIDLDLDLFKPKDGDWVVLDEEEFEANSIKYEYPPELKDAALRALDALKEKVLTGSFPFDGSVNKLIDGLKLCKR; encoded by the coding sequence GTGGGACAGTCTATCGGCATTCAAGCGTTCAAATACCCGAATATCCGGCATTATGAGTGGCAGGCGGAGCTGCTGGAGCAGACAGAGGATTATGTGTGGATACACTGCAGACCGGGCAGGCAATTCATTCATCATACCAAAAATCAAGTGTTCACCTTCGACAATACGACAGTGGAGCTGTTCTCGTTGAAGGAATGGTATACGGTGGCGATGGTCATCGAGGAGGGGGAGGTCGTCTCCTACTATTGTAATATTGCGATGCCTTCCGTTCTGCAGGATAGCACGCTCACCTTTATCGATCTGGATCTTGATCTGTTCAAGCCGAAGGACGGAGATTGGGTCGTCTTGGACGAAGAAGAGTTCGAGGCGAACAGCATCAAGTATGAATATCCTCCTGAGCTTAAGGATGCCGCGCTTCGAGCGTTGGATGCACTCAAGGAGAAGGTGCTGACGGGGAGCTTCCCGTTCGATGGCTCGGTCAACAAGCTGATCGATGGCTTGAAGCTGTGTAAGCGATAG
- a CDS encoding PH domain-containing protein, translated as MRFKAKKDSFYIAIFWMILLILLATFMYALLFDETLSSKIVGCILTLSIIIVSVTFWFNTYYVIVDDKLLIKYGLINKDIPVHSIKSISRTNTMVAGPAFSTHKIVIHYNYDQIFIAPENEKLFVDQLIKANNTIQVNI; from the coding sequence ATGAGATTTAAAGCTAAGAAAGACTCATTCTACATTGCAATCTTTTGGATGATACTACTCATTCTACTAGCTACTTTTATGTATGCACTCCTATTTGATGAAACACTAAGCTCAAAAATTGTTGGTTGTATATTAACTTTAAGTATTATTATTGTCTCGGTCACTTTTTGGTTCAACACATATTATGTGATTGTTGATGATAAATTGTTGATAAAGTATGGATTGATCAACAAGGATATTCCTGTACACTCCATCAAATCAATAAGTAGGACAAATACGATGGTAGCGGGACCTGCATTTTCAACACACAAAATTGTAATTCATTATAACTACGACCAAATCTTCATAGCTCCAGAAAATGAAAAATTATTTGTCGACCAACTTATAAAAGCAAATAATACAATTCAAGTGAATATATAA
- a CDS encoding sporulation delaying protein family toxin, producing MRKIRFKNLIAICLTVVLVFGITPSVLAQGQLQKINHFTGEDIFKGLVFGQGEVAKIFPEVWSKDMLKQANEEENQKLVTKVLDEMKKIDGSFFIQLENAVKSSNYISVDRALSTGGELLLKAIQALELDLKESDPITGTCVAVFVVLTAAIFVSYVGAVHTAAIDIQVYAAVAYWTEVAAAKSKSSANGTSQLEKEMIVGKIIRNLA from the coding sequence TTGAGAAAAATTAGATTTAAGAATTTAATCGCAATTTGTCTTACAGTAGTTTTAGTATTTGGTATTACTCCATCCGTACTAGCTCAAGGTCAATTACAGAAAATCAATCATTTTACTGGAGAGGATATTTTTAAAGGATTAGTTTTTGGCCAAGGGGAAGTGGCTAAAATATTCCCCGAAGTTTGGTCAAAAGACATGTTAAAGCAAGCCAATGAAGAAGAAAACCAAAAGTTGGTTACAAAGGTTCTAGATGAAATGAAAAAAATTGATGGTTCATTTTTTATCCAACTGGAGAACGCAGTTAAAAGTAGTAATTATATCTCAGTGGATCGAGCTTTATCAACCGGAGGAGAATTACTTTTAAAAGCTATTCAGGCGCTTGAACTCGATCTAAAGGAATCTGACCCTATTACTGGAACATGTGTCGCTGTGTTTGTTGTTCTCACGGCTGCTATTTTTGTATCTTACGTTGGAGCAGTACATACTGCAGCCATTGATATACAAGTATATGCTGCTGTTGCATACTGGACTGAAGTAGCCGCTGCTAAGTCTAAGTCTTCCGCTAATGGAACCTCTCAACTAGAAAAAGAAATGATTGTAGGAAAAATAATTCGTAATTTAGCCTAA